A single window of Populus nigra chromosome 17, ddPopNigr1.1, whole genome shotgun sequence DNA harbors:
- the LOC133676437 gene encoding major latex allergen Hev b 5-like, giving the protein MATVEVAAAPAIPEAEVPEVTKTEETTTETAPPASEPVAEELTEAAPAVAPAAEPEAEPAVEVETKEVVEEPAKAEPEEVATPAVEETPEETPAETVTEEPKEETKEEAAPAPVEEEKPAAEEKPAEAPAAETTSTEVPVEITE; this is encoded by the exons ATGGCTACTGTTGAG GTTGCAGCTGCTCCAGCAATTCCAGAGGCTGAGGTACCTGAGGTGACCAAGACCGAGGAGACAACCACTGAAACTGCACCACCCGCCTCTGAGCCAGTAGCCGAAGAACTAACAGAAGCAGCACCCGCTGTTGCCCCGGCCGCAGAACCTGAAGCTGAACCTGCAGTTGAGGTTGAAACCAAGGAGGTTGTTGAAGAACCAGCAAAAGCTGAGCCTGAAGAGGTTGCAACTCCAGCAGTAGAAGAAACTCCTGAGGAGACTCCTGCAGAAACTGTTACTGAGGAGCCCAAAGAAGAGACCAAGGAGGAGGCAGCACCAGCTCCTGTTGAGGAAGAGAAACCAGCAGCAGAAGAGAAGCCAGCTGAAGCACCAGCTGCAGAGACAACCAGCACAGAAGTTCCAGTGGAGATCACTGAGTGA